A part of Nitrospinota bacterium genomic DNA contains:
- a CDS encoding PH domain-containing protein: protein MNFCILISSFTSVFLIAVFYLAWKFNRLHLTNLRLIKERGIIGKRFMSIMLDNIENITCSFGIWGRIFGFGNLIIESAGTSGKMVFEGLPL, encoded by the coding sequence GTGAATTTTTGCATCCTCATAAGTTCTTTTACTTCTGTCTTTCTGATAGCAGTCTTTTATCTCGCTTGGAAATTTAATCGGCTCCACCTCACAAATTTGAGGCTAATAAAGGAAAGAGGAATCATCGGTAAACGTTTTATGTCTATCATGCTTGATAATATAGAGAATATTACTTGCAGCTTTGGGATTTGGGGCAGGATATTTGGATTTGGAAATTTAATTATCGAGTCAGCAGGAACCTCTGGGAAGATGGTCTTTGAGGGATTACCCTTGC